From a single Candidatus Defluviilinea gracilis genomic region:
- a CDS encoding O-methyltransferase, translated as MPKINYDKLQDYLTSLVPPRDAEMQKMEDYAEKNKFPALGAACGYYCYQLARMIGAKSVFELGSGYGYSTAWFAKAVRENGGGVIHHTVWDDKLSAMAQDHLAKLGYADLVKFHNAEAVESLRKTSGPFDIIFNDIDKEGYPDSLPVIKEKLRSGGLLIIDNMIWHGQILDPNDHEETTEAIRRFTRDVTTDSDWIVSLTPVRDGMIVAYKK; from the coding sequence ATGCCAAAAATCAACTACGACAAACTGCAAGACTATCTCACCTCCCTCGTCCCGCCGCGTGATGCGGAAATGCAAAAAATGGAAGACTATGCCGAGAAAAATAAATTTCCCGCCCTCGGCGCGGCGTGCGGATATTACTGCTACCAACTCGCGCGCATGATCGGCGCGAAGTCCGTGTTTGAACTTGGCTCAGGCTACGGATATTCCACCGCGTGGTTTGCGAAGGCTGTCCGCGAAAACGGAGGCGGCGTTATTCATCACACAGTTTGGGATGACAAACTCTCCGCGATGGCGCAGGATCATCTCGCCAAACTCGGCTATGCTGATCTGGTCAAATTTCACAATGCCGAAGCGGTCGAGTCACTGCGAAAGACATCGGGCCCTTTCGACATCATCTTCAACGACATTGACAAGGAAGGCTACCCCGATTCGCTTCCCGTCATCAAAGAGAAACTCCGCTCAGGCGGACTGCTCATCATTGACAACATGATCTGGCATGGACAAATCCTCGACCCCAACGACCACGAGGAAACCACCGAAGCCATCCGCCGCTTCACCCGCGACGTGACGACTGATTCGGACTGGATAGTTTCTCTCACCCCCGTCCGCGACGGGATGATCGTGGCGTATAAGAAATAA
- a CDS encoding SGNH/GDSL hydrolase family protein produces MPAVRYLALGDSYTIGESVDEAERWPNQLASLVESSPQIASQFGGIEGGVEVTIIARTGWTTDELWDGIQAQKIDPPYDLVSLLIGVNNQYRGLDIEEYRKSFVFLLNKAIEYAGGDANRVIVLSIPDWGVTPFAGDRDSKKIADEINRFNAINREETEKAGAHYIDITPISREAVNDPSLIAGDGLHPSGKMYTEWSKLALPVALDILITDNKP; encoded by the coding sequence ATGCCCGCTGTCCGTTACCTAGCCCTCGGCGATTCCTACACCATCGGCGAAAGCGTGGACGAGGCTGAACGTTGGCCCAACCAACTTGCATCCCTGGTCGAATCTTCCCCCCAAATTGCTTCGCAATTTGGGGGGATTGAGGGGGGTGTCGAAGTCACCATCATCGCCCGCACAGGCTGGACGACCGACGAACTTTGGGATGGAATTCAAGCGCAGAAAATTGATCCCCCATACGATTTGGTCTCCCTGCTGATCGGAGTCAACAACCAATATCGCGGATTGGATATTGAAGAGTATCGCAAGAGTTTTGTTTTCCTCTTGAACAAAGCGATCGAATACGCAGGCGGCGACGCGAACCGCGTCATCGTGCTATCCATCCCCGATTGGGGAGTGACACCCTTTGCAGGCGACCGCGACAGTAAGAAAATAGCGGACGAGATCAACCGATTTAATGCGATCAACCGCGAAGAGACCGAAAAGGCGGGCGCGCACTACATTGACATCACGCCCATCTCGCGCGAAGCGGTCAATGATCCATCGTTGATCGCGGGCGACGGTTTGCACCCGTCAGGCAAAATGTACACTGAGTGGTCGAAGCTCGCGTTGCCTGTGGCGTTGGATATTTTGATCACAGACAACAAACCGTAG
- a CDS encoding MATE family efflux transporter: MTFLKDKEFLRAALALAVPVAFQQLITASLNMVDVLMVGQLGETAVAALGLANQIFFLLILFVFGVTSGMSIFTAQFWGKGDAESIRKVLGICLIVAVSVAAMFSLAAVFIPETLMSFYTEDGEVIKLGSDYLRIVGLSYVLMAVSFSYISILRSITQVTLTVAVTTLALLLKTALGYSLIFGHFGLPALGVRGAAIGTATGWAFECVLLLFLVYARKTPLAANPLTFFHFDRAFLFNILRTSMPAALNEVIWSFGITFYYAVYARIGTDAIAAININATIEELMFVLFIGLGNACAVMVGNKIGEKEKETAFEYSRRFTIMAVTLALLGSVIVFFSRDFIASLYQVSDSAVYDLKNIMLVYSLSAWLRVYNFMLFIGALRAGGDTRFAMFTELFSIWLIGVPAALIGGFVLHLPVYFVYALVLIEEVVKAIVITRRYLSRKWIHDLVNTTTDTTPLLSTVGPDSAS, encoded by the coding sequence ATGACCTTCCTCAAAGATAAAGAATTCCTCCGCGCCGCATTGGCTCTGGCTGTGCCGGTTGCGTTCCAACAACTGATCACCGCTTCGCTCAACATGGTTGACGTGTTGATGGTCGGGCAGTTGGGCGAGACGGCTGTCGCCGCGCTGGGGCTGGCGAATCAGATCTTCTTCCTGCTCATCCTCTTCGTCTTCGGCGTGACGAGCGGCATGTCCATTTTCACCGCGCAGTTTTGGGGGAAAGGCGATGCGGAGAGCATCCGCAAAGTGTTGGGGATTTGTCTCATCGTCGCGGTCTCGGTCGCGGCGATGTTTTCTCTGGCGGCGGTGTTCATCCCCGAAACGCTGATGTCGTTCTACACCGAGGATGGCGAGGTCATCAAACTTGGCAGTGACTACCTCCGCATTGTGGGACTGAGTTATGTGTTGATGGCGGTCTCGTTCTCATACATTTCGATCTTGCGGAGCATCACGCAAGTCACGTTGACCGTCGCTGTGACCACGCTGGCGTTGCTGTTGAAGACCGCTCTCGGATACTCGCTCATCTTCGGGCATTTTGGTCTGCCCGCACTGGGCGTGCGCGGCGCGGCGATCGGCACAGCCACCGGCTGGGCGTTTGAATGTGTGTTGTTGTTATTTCTTGTGTACGCGAGAAAAACCCCGCTCGCCGCAAATCCGCTTACGTTCTTTCACTTCGATCGCGCGTTCCTGTTCAACATATTGCGCACGTCCATGCCTGCCGCGCTGAACGAAGTGATCTGGTCGTTCGGTATTACCTTCTACTACGCGGTCTACGCGCGCATCGGCACCGACGCCATCGCGGCGATCAACATCAACGCCACCATCGAAGAACTCATGTTTGTTTTGTTCATCGGCTTGGGCAATGCCTGCGCGGTGATGGTCGGCAACAAGATCGGCGAGAAAGAAAAAGAGACCGCGTTCGAATACAGCCGCCGCTTCACCATCATGGCTGTGACGTTGGCGCTATTGGGCAGCGTGATCGTGTTCTTCTCGCGCGACTTTATCGCGAGTCTATATCAAGTTTCCGATTCAGCCGTGTATGATTTAAAAAACATCATGCTGGTCTATTCGCTGTCCGCGTGGCTGCGCGTGTACAACTTCATGTTGTTCATCGGCGCGTTACGCGCGGGCGGCGACACGCGTTTCGCCATGTTCACCGAACTCTTCTCAATCTGGCTGATCGGCGTCCCCGCCGCGCTCATCGGCGGATTTGTCCTGCATCTCCCCGTCTATTTTGTGTACGCGCTGGTGCTAATAGAGGAGGTCGTCAAAGCGATCGTCATCACGCGGCGTTATCTCTCGCGCAAGTGGATTCATGATCTCGTCAACACGACCACGGACACAACCCCGCTTCTCTCGACGGTGGGGCCTGATTCTGCCTCTTGA
- a CDS encoding glycosyltransferase family 2 protein, producing the protein MNIVFSIIAPIFNEKDNLPELYRRVKEVMDKTRKSWELILIDDGSSDSSSDIIRDLAKTDQRVRPVIFARNFGHQVAVTAGLDYSRGDAVVIIDADLQDPPELILDMAKKWQEGYEVVFAVRAEREGESWFKLWTASLFYRLIYRITDVKIPLDTGDFRLMDRKVVKVMNQMRERHRFLRGMSAWVGFKQIGVEYKRAARAAGETKYPFRKMLRLAINAVTGFSYFPLQVATFFGFASAGLAIIAIPVVAILRLAGTHFFEGQTTTLVFVLFLGGVQLISLGILGEYIGRLYDEAKGRPLYIVREAPEDQ; encoded by the coding sequence ATGAATATCGTATTTTCGATCATTGCCCCCATCTTCAACGAAAAAGACAACCTGCCCGAACTCTATCGCCGCGTGAAAGAAGTGATGGACAAAACCCGCAAGTCGTGGGAATTGATCCTGATCGACGACGGCTCCTCCGACAGTTCGAGCGATATCATCCGCGACCTTGCCAAAACGGATCAGCGCGTGCGCCCGGTCATCTTCGCGCGGAATTTTGGTCATCAAGTGGCGGTGACTGCCGGACTCGATTATTCGCGCGGCGACGCGGTCGTCATCATTGACGCGGACTTGCAGGACCCGCCCGAATTGATTCTCGACATGGCGAAGAAATGGCAGGAGGGGTACGAAGTGGTCTTTGCCGTGCGCGCCGAACGCGAGGGCGAATCGTGGTTCAAGTTGTGGACGGCGTCGCTGTTCTATCGCCTGATCTATCGCATCACCGATGTGAAGATCCCGCTCGACACCGGCGACTTCCGTTTGATGGATCGCAAAGTGGTGAAGGTGATGAACCAGATGCGCGAGCGGCATCGCTTTTTGCGCGGCATGAGCGCGTGGGTCGGCTTCAAACAGATCGGCGTGGAATATAAACGCGCCGCGCGCGCGGCGGGCGAGACGAAATATCCGTTCCGCAAGATGCTCCGCCTCGCCATCAATGCCGTGACAGGCTTTTCATATTTCCCATTGCAAGTAGCCACATTTTTCGGGTTCGCCTCGGCGGGACTTGCCATCATCGCCATACCCGTGGTTGCGATTTTACGCCTGGCAGGCACGCATTTCTTTGAAGGGCAAACGACCACGCTGGTCTTTGTGCTGTTTTTAGGCGGCGTGCAATTAATCTCGCTCGGCATCCTCGGCGAATATATTGGGCGGTTGTACGACGAAGCCAAGGGCAGACCGCTGTACATCGTAAGAGAAGCGCCGGAAGATCAGTAA
- a CDS encoding AI-2E family transporter, whose product MNQDTPWSPTFRYTAGILFFLACVAFLFYGRDVARNMVIAAFIAYLINPAVVYLTKNTRMSRNAAVNIVYFSSLILLVGVPATLAPIFYDEAQVVFQDLVDLSSQLSAMLMQPVQIGNLVFHLEEWGQSLAQLQDAITAPLPKDALHLLETTSVGVLWFLVILVGAYLFLSEWAGLRERLFSFVQPPYRAEIHELYRRIRRIWMAYLRGQIVLMIIVGAVFTVTWLILGIPGALALGLIAGLFTLVPDVGPFLAAVIAASVALLEGSTWIPLPNFWVAMILVAVFFILMTLKNLFLRPLIMGRSVHMHEGIVFIAIIAATVLEGILGALLVVPVLASAIIIAGYLQRRILGLSPFEDDGNTQFVAPPEKVNPPRRGSRKFKLLDKARASSAHTVASPTPTDSTRGKKTNRKKSYP is encoded by the coding sequence ATGAACCAGGATACGCCGTGGAGCCCAACCTTCCGATACACTGCGGGGATTCTTTTCTTCCTCGCCTGTGTGGCATTTCTTTTTTATGGGCGCGATGTGGCGCGGAACATGGTGATTGCCGCGTTTATCGCCTACTTGATCAACCCAGCGGTTGTGTATCTTACCAAGAACACCCGAATGTCTCGCAATGCGGCGGTAAACATTGTCTATTTCTCCTCGTTGATCCTGCTCGTGGGCGTGCCCGCCACTCTTGCGCCGATCTTCTATGATGAAGCGCAGGTGGTCTTTCAAGACCTGGTCGACCTCTCGAGTCAGTTGAGCGCAATGTTGATGCAACCCGTTCAAATCGGCAACCTGGTCTTCCACCTCGAGGAATGGGGGCAGAGCCTGGCGCAACTTCAGGACGCGATCACCGCGCCATTGCCAAAAGACGCGTTGCACTTGCTCGAAACAACCTCCGTGGGCGTGTTATGGTTCCTCGTCATCCTCGTGGGGGCTTACCTGTTCCTATCCGAATGGGCGGGCTTGCGCGAGAGATTGTTCTCCTTCGTCCAGCCGCCCTACCGCGCGGAAATTCACGAATTGTATCGCCGCATCCGCCGTATTTGGATGGCATACCTGCGCGGTCAGATCGTGCTGATGATCATCGTCGGCGCGGTGTTCACCGTAACATGGCTCATCCTCGGTATCCCCGGGGCGCTGGCGCTCGGCTTGATCGCCGGCTTATTCACGCTCGTGCCAGATGTGGGACCGTTCCTCGCCGCCGTGATTGCGGCAAGCGTTGCCCTCCTGGAAGGCTCCACGTGGATTCCCCTGCCGAACTTTTGGGTGGCGATGATCCTCGTCGCTGTCTTTTTCATCTTGATGACCCTGAAGAATCTTTTCTTGCGCCCGCTCATCATGGGGCGCAGCGTGCACATGCACGAGGGGATCGTCTTCATCGCCATCATCGCGGCGACGGTGCTCGAGGGCATTCTCGGCGCCCTGCTCGTAGTGCCCGTGCTGGCGTCAGCCATCATCATTGCGGGATACCTCCAACGGAGGATCCTGGGCTTATCTCCCTTCGAAGATGACGGCAACACGCAATTTGTGGCGCCGCCCGAAAAGGTGAACCCGCCCCGGCGCGGCTCGCGCAAATTCAAACTGTTGGATAAAGCCCGCGCTTCATCCGCCCATACGGTTGCCTCCCCCACCCCAACCGACTCCACCCGTGGAAAAAAAACCAACCGAAAGAAATCATATCCATGA
- the thrC gene encoding threonine synthase produces MDKFLGYRCSLCGTEYAPNEVAYTCPKDGGNLDVTLDYDSIKTKYQPEDLLSRNDPSLWRYLPLLPVGEPEGDSTPLHAVGGTPVYQLSSLAKKYGLQNLWLKDESRNPTASFKDRASAIVVTRAHEIGAEIVVTASTGNAGAALAGMSAAVGQKAIIFAPKSAPPAKVAQLLIFGAKVILVDGSYDDAFDLTVKCADEFGWYCRNTGYNPFTAEGKKTAAFEIWEWWQDAHAKWHEEFGAGLEHPPLTVFVSVGDGNIISGIHKGFKDLVELGWMANTPHIIGVQAEGSAAISNAFHANTEAIKPVTAKTIADSISVDLPRDGARAVRAAKETGGTYVNVSDEEILYAIAELGKVGIFAEPAGAAAYAGVARAISTGVIGSGNPILVINTGSGLKDIRAAMRAVAEAPVIEPTLNAVKTLL; encoded by the coding sequence ATGGATAAATTCCTCGGCTACCGCTGTTCGTTATGCGGAACGGAATATGCTCCCAACGAAGTTGCGTACACTTGCCCCAAAGACGGCGGCAATTTGGATGTGACGCTCGATTACGATTCCATCAAGACCAAATACCAGCCCGAAGACCTGCTCTCGCGCAACGACCCGTCGCTGTGGCGATATTTGCCGCTCCTGCCGGTGGGCGAACCTGAAGGCGACTCAACCCCGCTTCATGCTGTGGGCGGAACACCCGTTTATCAATTATCCTCCCTTGCAAAAAAATACGGGTTGCAAAACCTGTGGCTAAAGGACGAGTCCCGCAACCCCACGGCTTCCTTCAAGGATCGCGCCAGCGCCATCGTGGTGACTCGCGCGCATGAGATCGGCGCGGAGATCGTCGTCACCGCTTCGACGGGGAACGCCGGCGCGGCTCTCGCAGGGATGTCTGCCGCGGTTGGGCAAAAGGCGATTATCTTTGCGCCGAAGTCCGCTCCGCCGGCGAAGGTGGCGCAACTGCTCATCTTCGGCGCGAAAGTGATTCTGGTGGACGGCTCGTACGACGACGCGTTCGACCTCACCGTGAAATGCGCCGACGAGTTCGGTTGGTATTGCCGCAACACGGGCTACAATCCGTTCACGGCGGAGGGAAAGAAAACCGCCGCATTCGAAATTTGGGAATGGTGGCAGGACGCCCACGCGAAATGGCACGAAGAGTTCGGCGCGGGTTTGGAGCATCCGCCGTTGACTGTTTTTGTTTCGGTGGGAGACGGCAACATCATTTCGGGAATCCACAAAGGTTTCAAAGACCTGGTGGAACTCGGTTGGATGGCAAACACCCCTCACATCATCGGCGTGCAAGCCGAAGGGTCTGCGGCGATCTCGAACGCCTTCCATGCCAACACCGAAGCCATCAAGCCTGTCACGGCAAAGACGATTGCCGATTCGATCTCTGTCGATTTGCCGCGCGATGGCGCGCGCGCGGTCCGCGCGGCGAAGGAAACCGGCGGCACGTACGTTAATGTATCAGATGAAGAGATCCTCTACGCCATTGCCGAACTTGGCAAGGTGGGCATCTTTGCCGAACCCGCCGGGGCGGCGGCGTATGCCGGGGTGGCGCGGGCAATTTCCACTGGGGTGATCGGAAGCGGGAATCCCATCCTGGTAATCAATACCGGTAGCGGATTGAAAGACATCCGCGCGGCGATGCGGGCGGTCGCCGAGGCGCCGGTCATCGAACCGACCCTGAATGCCGTGAAAACATTGTTATGA
- a CDS encoding DUF2281 domain-containing protein, producing the protein MADLSLQEMLRMLPPALQTEVRDFVAFLLEYRVKKQSAPMNFRWEGALKDLRGQ; encoded by the coding sequence ATGGCTGATTTGTCCTTGCAGGAAATGTTGCGCATGCTTCCGCCCGCCTTGCAAACTGAGGTGCGGGATTTTGTCGCGTTTTTGTTGGAATACCGAGTCAAAAAGCAAAGCGCCCCCATGAACTTCCGATGGGAAGGCGCGTTGAAAGATTTGCGCGGCCAATAA
- a CDS encoding molybdopterin-dependent oxidoreductase, translating into MTNQFSFTVNGLQHTLEAKPNETLSDLLRYRLRLTGTKIGCDEAECGACTVLVDGEPVVSCMYPAERAEGKMVLTIEGLAGEFTAKHARSAKDLEKKEERGKTLHPLQEAFVEHGAVQCGFCIPGQIMTAYALLERNPNPTSDEIRFALKDTLCRCAGYPTIENAILAAAESLRTGEPVRKPNVPDSIHVHKSVGHTHLRPDGIEKVNGRAIYTDDLVFDNMLFAKVKRAMIPHGFLTKLDISKAKALKGVVAVLTAEDIPAERNHGLIIYDWPVMVGVGERVRYVGDAIALVAAETLEVANQASALIEAEFDPQTVITNPVMAREEGVPQIHEKGNLLKHIKVRKGDMEKGFAESDVILEHTFHTPTYDHAFIEPECSIAVPVKPDRSSGDLSGFRLEIYCGSQIPYQDRTQVARVMGWDESRVRVVGQLMGGGFGGKEDVMGQIHVAMLADVTKRPVKLLFDRHESLLVHPKRHATQIRIKIGAKKDGRIVASESELYGDTGAYASLGEKVMTRATTHSAGPYDVPNVRADCYAMYTNNPPAGAFRGFGVTQSAFAVESMMDMLAEKLNIEPVELRRINALHVGSITNTGQELRESVGLMECIDKVSGAMCQVSGLSERDVFKPHVKLETPHLVRSWGFAAAYKNTGLGGGAPDISNAEVELYDNGMFEVRSSSAEMGQGLVTVMRLTVAEEMSVPPEQVKVLVMDTDLTPNGGPTTASRQTFVTGNASRYAAKTLRDAITATLAEKYDVKPEQIRFENGIVHANGHSMTYAEVAKEMKALGQHPRALYEYEAPKTQPLGTGGDMHFAFSFGVQAAEVEVNKLTGEVRVLRVISANDVGMAVNPLGLQGQVEGGVMMGLGNALTEEFIMDNGNVVTDRLARYRIPGIMLTPEITSIIVEHPTAAGPYGAKGVGEICSIPTTPAITNAIYNAVGVRVDRLPVDQESIAREIWEREERQG; encoded by the coding sequence ATGACCAATCAATTCTCCTTTACCGTAAACGGACTTCAACACACCCTCGAAGCCAAGCCGAATGAAACGCTTTCGGATCTGCTTCGGTATCGCCTGCGCCTCACAGGGACAAAGATCGGCTGTGACGAGGCGGAGTGCGGCGCGTGTACCGTCCTTGTGGATGGGGAACCTGTGGTCTCTTGTATGTATCCCGCCGAGCGGGCGGAGGGGAAGATGGTGTTGACTATTGAGGGACTCGCGGGGGAATTTACCGCTAAGCACGCGAGGAGCGCGAAGGATTTAGAAAAGAAAGAGGAAAGAGGAAAGACGCTGCATCCTTTGCAGGAGGCTTTCGTAGAGCATGGCGCGGTGCAGTGCGGATTTTGCATCCCCGGGCAGATCATGACGGCGTATGCGCTGCTCGAGCGGAATCCGAATCCGACGAGCGATGAAATCCGTTTTGCGCTGAAGGATACGCTGTGCCGTTGCGCGGGGTATCCGACCATTGAGAATGCGATTCTCGCCGCGGCAGAGTCGTTGCGGACGGGCGAGCCTGTTCGCAAGCCGAACGTCCCTGATTCGATTCATGTCCATAAATCGGTGGGACATACGCATCTGCGCCCCGATGGAATCGAAAAGGTCAACGGCAGGGCGATCTACACCGACGATCTCGTGTTCGACAATATGCTGTTCGCAAAAGTAAAACGCGCGATGATCCCGCATGGGTTCTTGACCAAACTTGATATTTCAAAAGCAAAAGCGTTGAAAGGTGTGGTCGCAGTTTTAACCGCCGAAGATATTCCCGCCGAACGCAATCATGGACTGATCATCTACGACTGGCCCGTGATGGTGGGAGTTGGAGAACGCGTCCGCTATGTGGGGGATGCGATCGCGCTCGTAGCGGCGGAAACGCTTGAGGTTGCGAATCAGGCGTCGGCGTTGATCGAAGCGGAATTTGATCCGCAGACCGTGATCACGAATCCCGTGATGGCGCGTGAGGAGGGAGTCCCGCAGATCCATGAAAAAGGAAATTTGCTCAAGCACATCAAAGTCCGCAAGGGCGATATGGAAAAAGGATTCGCCGAGTCGGATGTGATCCTTGAACATACGTTTCACACGCCGACGTATGACCACGCGTTCATCGAACCCGAATGTAGTATCGCAGTTCCAGTAAAACCTGACAGGTCTTCAGGAGACCTGTCAGGTTTCCGACTTGAAATTTATTGCGGTTCGCAAATTCCGTATCAGGATCGAACGCAAGTGGCGCGTGTGATGGGTTGGGATGAGTCGCGTGTGCGCGTCGTCGGGCAGTTGATGGGCGGCGGCTTCGGCGGCAAGGAAGATGTGATGGGGCAGATCCATGTGGCGATGCTGGCGGATGTGACGAAACGACCCGTGAAGTTGTTGTTCGATCGGCATGAAAGTTTGCTGGTCCATCCGAAGCGGCACGCGACGCAGATCCGAATCAAGATCGGCGCGAAGAAAGATGGTCGCATCGTGGCAAGCGAGTCTGAATTGTATGGCGACACGGGCGCGTACGCGTCGCTCGGCGAAAAGGTGATGACCCGCGCCACCACGCACTCGGCGGGTCCGTATGATGTGCCGAATGTCCGCGCCGATTGTTACGCCATGTACACCAACAATCCGCCTGCGGGCGCGTTCCGTGGATTCGGAGTGACGCAGTCGGCGTTTGCGGTTGAATCAATGATGGACATGCTCGCCGAGAAATTGAACATCGAGCCTGTTGAACTGCGTCGCATCAATGCGTTGCATGTCGGGAGCATCACGAACACGGGACAGGAGTTGCGCGAGTCGGTGGGACTCATGGAATGTATTGATAAGGTGTCAGGCGCCATGTGTCAGGTTTCAGGTTTGTCTGAGAGGGATGTGTTCAAGCCGCACGTGAAACTTGAAACGCCGCACTTGGTACGCTCTTGGGGATTTGCCGCGGCATACAAAAACACGGGACTTGGCGGCGGCGCGCCTGATATTTCCAACGCCGAAGTTGAGTTGTACGATAACGGCATGTTTGAAGTGCGGAGTTCGTCCGCAGAAATGGGGCAGGGGCTGGTCACCGTCATGCGATTAACCGTCGCGGAAGAAATGTCTGTTCCGCCTGAGCAGGTCAAGGTGTTGGTGATGGATACGGATTTGACTCCGAACGGCGGACCCACAACTGCGTCGCGTCAAACGTTTGTCACTGGCAACGCGTCACGTTATGCGGCGAAGACTCTGCGAGATGCCATCACCGCGACACTTGCCGAGAAATATGACGTCAAGCCTGAGCAGATTCGTTTTGAAAATGGAATCGTCCATGCCAATGGGCATTCCATGACCTACGCCGAAGTCGCCAAAGAAATGAAAGCGCTGGGACAACATCCACGCGCGTTGTATGAATACGAAGCGCCGAAGACACAACCTTTGGGAACAGGCGGCGATATGCACTTCGCTTTTTCGTTCGGAGTCCAAGCCGCTGAAGTGGAAGTCAACAAACTGACTGGCGAAGTGCGTGTGCTGAGAGTCATCTCTGCCAACGACGTGGGCATGGCGGTCAATCCGCTGGGCTTGCAGGGACAAGTCGAAGGCGGCGTGATGATGGGACTCGGCAACGCCCTCACCGAAGAATTCATCATGGACAACGGCAACGTAGTCACTGACCGTTTGGCGCGTTATCGCATCCCTGGGATTATGCTCACACCTGAGATCACCTCCATTATCGTGGAGCATCCCACTGCGGCGGGACCGTATGGCGCGAAGGGAGTTGGCGAGATATGCAGTATTCCCACCACGCCCGCGATCACGAACGCGATCTATAACGCGGTTGGTGTGAGGGTGGATAGGCTGCCTGTGGATCAGGAGTCCATTGCGCGGGAGATTTGGGAGAGGGAAGAACGGCAAGGATGA
- a CDS encoding GxxExxY protein yields MQRNFPVLKNKNNQPLLEKDLTDKIIGAAIEVHKVLGPGLLESSYQVCLEHESELQKMPFVHKVKLPVKYKGIELEAGYEIDLIYDKRVIVELKAVERVIPVHEAQLLTYMRLTGIRVGLLINFNVPVLKDGIYRRVL; encoded by the coding sequence ATGCAGCGCAACTTTCCAGTTCTGAAGAATAAGAACAATCAACCGTTGTTAGAGAAAGACCTGACCGATAAGATCATCGGAGCGGCGATTGAAGTTCATAAGGTACTTGGTCCTGGTCTACTTGAGTCGTCATATCAGGTGTGTCTGGAGCATGAAAGCGAATTACAGAAAATGCCGTTTGTGCATAAGGTGAAATTGCCTGTGAAGTACAAAGGCATTGAATTGGAAGCAGGCTATGAGATAGACCTTATTTACGACAAGCGCGTGATTGTCGAATTGAAAGCGGTGGAACGGGTTATTCCCGTTCATGAAGCCCAATTATTGACATACATGAGACTCACAGGAATTCGTGTTGGGTTGCTTATCAACTTCAATGTCCCTGTTTTGAAAGACGGTATTTATCGCCGAGTTCTATGA
- a CDS encoding FAD binding domain-containing protein has translation MTLWQHYLKPKTLAEAIDAFAHAPRPLLPIAGGTDLLLDLEQGRHSPIQTLVDVTSIRELTLLEQRGDELFIGAAIPVNRIALDPLTVRHAQALTEACNLIAGPQVRNVATLGGNVAHALPAADGTIALLALNVTAEIASANGARRISFKDLFLGPGKSSIKQGEELIVGFHLPLSTLHQASCFQRIMRPQGVALPILNCAVWLERENDIIKDIRIAVGPGGGTPFRATQAEDVLRGGSLNEATFESALNALLAQAQFRTSARRAGADYRRHIVSGLFGDTLESAWLRAERKTTESRRH, from the coding sequence ATGACACTCTGGCAACATTATCTCAAACCCAAGACTCTCGCCGAAGCCATCGATGCGTTCGCCCACGCCCCGCGTCCGTTGCTCCCCATCGCCGGTGGAACCGATCTACTCCTCGACCTCGAACAGGGACGCCATTCACCCATCCAAACATTAGTAGATGTGACTTCCATCCGCGAGCTGACTCTCCTCGAACAGCGCGGAGATGAACTCTTCATCGGCGCCGCCATCCCGGTCAACCGCATCGCACTGGACCCTCTAACTGTTCGCCACGCCCAAGCCTTGACCGAAGCCTGCAACTTGATCGCCGGTCCGCAAGTCCGCAATGTCGCCACCCTCGGAGGCAACGTCGCCCACGCCCTCCCCGCCGCCGATGGGACGATCGCTTTGCTCGCGTTAAATGTCACAGCAGAAATCGCAAGCGCAAATGGCGCGCGTCGAATCTCATTCAAAGATTTATTTCTCGGTCCCGGCAAATCCTCCATCAAGCAAGGCGAAGAACTCATCGTTGGTTTTCACTTGCCACTTTCCACTCTCCATCAAGCCTCCTGCTTCCAACGGATCATGCGTCCGCAAGGCGTCGCGCTTCCCATCTTGAATTGCGCCGTCTGGCTCGAACGCGAGAATGACATCATCAAAGACATTCGCATCGCCGTCGGTCCCGGCGGCGGGACTCCCTTCCGCGCCACGCAAGCCGAAGATGTTTTGCGCGGAGGATCTCTCAACGAAGCGACATTCGAATCCGCGCTGAATGCTTTGCTCGCCCAAGCCCAATTCCGCACCAGCGCGCGCAGGGCAGGCGCGGATTACCGCAGGCATATCGTCAGCGGGTTGTTTGGGGATACGCTTGAGTCCGCGTGGTTACGAGCAGAAAGGAAAACCACGGAGTCACGGAGACACTGA